The genome window CTCCCATGAGCACGATTAATAACTGTAATTGGCAAATCAGGTCCGCCAACTTCTTGCCAATTCGTAATTTGACCAGTAAAAATTTGTTGAAGCTGTTTCATTGTTAAATTCTTAATGCCAAGCTCTTCATTAACAATTGGTACTATTCCCGAAACAGCAACAATATTGTCATCTAATTTATTGGCATTAATCCCATCTTGCTGGTCAGCAAAGATATCAGCAGATCCGATATTTACTGCTCCTGCTTGTACCTGACTAAGACCGGTTCCTGAACCACCACCCTGTACAATAATGCTGGTTTGGGGATGCTTAGTTCGGTAATTATTTGCAACTGCTTCAGCTAATGGTTGAAGAGCTGTTGAGCCGACAATAGTAATTTTTTCTTGTGATGGTTGTTGCTTAGCGAGTACCCATGACCCGCCTAGCCAACAAACTATTGCGACGATAACAACCCCGATAATCGTTTTTTTCATTACTATTCCTACCTGTTTATTAGTTGTTTTCATATATTTCGTATGGTACAAATAGAGAATAGCAAGTCGATGTAAATTTTTAATCTTTGTAATGTAAAGGTTATGTAAATTTTGGAGAAAGTATTATGACCAAGAAATTTTTGCTAATGAGCCAGCAAGACGATCTCGTCCAACAGTTACAAGCTATTTGTAAAAAAGAACACTGGACCTATGAGCTCGTAACTACTCCAACTGGCTTAGTAGTAGCCTTAGAAAAAAATCAAATTAGCGGAATTTGGTGGGATATGACGGAGGTAAGCTTAGACACTACGATTGCTACCATGACCCTTATTCGGTCGCAAGTCCAAGGACCGATTACCGTTTTTACTCCTCGCTTTACGGAACACATTCAACGAAAATTATACCGGGCACATGTTGATGATGTAATTGCATTCCCTCTCCTCCTCAGTGTTTTCCGCTCCTTAATTCAGCATCGCTTGTGGACTTACCACTATCCACAGATGCATTCATTAGCTGATGATAATATGACAAAAAATGACCCAGTTATAACTACTGGATCATGGGAAATTAATCAAGAAACCTATACTGTTACTAAAAATGATAAAACAATCGCTTTAACACCCAAGGAATTTCAACTACTTTCCTACTTAGTTGACCATAAAGGACAGGTATTAAATCGGGATCAACTCGTTAATGGAGTTTGGGGATATGATATTCTTGATACTTCACGGATCGTTGACATTCATATCAGCCACCTCCGCGATAAACTTGAAGATGACTCCCAACACCCTACTCACCTTCTTACAGTACGGGGATTTGGCTATAAATTTGTTTAAAATAATAAAAAATGAGCGCGGCTGGAAAAAAACTCCTAGTCCAAAATAAAACCGGATGATAAATTTTTTGAACAATTCATCATCCGGTTTTTATGTACACAGGAAATCGTTCCTGATATGATGTAATTACCCCTAAAAACAACCAAAGGGAGCGAGTTCCACGTATCAAAATTATACCATAGGGCAAACCAAATTCGTACTAAACTATAACTATGATTTACCACAGAATCATGTTGCGCGACTAATTAGTGATTTTGTCGACTCGATTCCACAAGATGTGCTATTAGAAGATTCAGTAGCGGCTACCGGCCGCCCTTCATCGCATCCAGCAATTATGCTTAAGATTCTCTTGTTTGCCTACGCACGCCAAACTTATTCTGGAAGAAAGATTGAAATGATGTTGGATGAGAACCTACCAATGCGTTGGTTAGCTTATGATTATACTTATAGCTACCATACCATCAATAACTTTCGCCGCAGTCAGCACGCCAGTAAGCTAATTAAACATGCCTTTGTCTACTTTACCATGGTTTTGAAAGATCACGGACTAATTCAAAACCATGCGGTTTTTATCGATGGGACCAAGGTAGAAGCCGATGCCAATAAATATTCATTTACTTGGCGACGGGCAGTTGAAAAGTATCACGCTAAGTTAAGAGAAAAGACAAGTAAGCTTTATGAGGAACTAGTAGAAAAGCAAGTGGTGCAAGAAATGGCACCGGAGCTGGTTACTTCCGCCGAAGGCATGGACGTAATGGAACAAGAACTGGCGGAGAAAATCACTTAGCTAGATGGAGAGATTAAGCAAGAACCAAAAATCATCAAAGGTGGTTCAGTGAGAAAACGGCGCCGTCGTTTTCTAAAAAGCTTCGTCACCAATTAAGCAACGACCTAATTCCGCGTGCCAAAAAGTATGAACGTGCCGAAAATATCTTCCAAGGTCGTAATAGCTATTCCAAAAGCTGACCACGATGCGACCTTCATGTGTATGAAGGAAGATCCAATGATGAATCGGGAGTTGAAGCCCGGCTATAACCTGCAAATCGCTACCCATAAGCAATTTGTCCTTGATTACGGGCTGTTTTCAAATCCAACTGACACCAGGACCTTAGTGCCATTCCTTACCCAGTTTCATGCTTTAGATTTCTTTGAACATATCGTCGCCGATGCAGGCTATGGTAGTGAGTACAATTACACAATGATTCTTGATCAGTTTGAAAAGTAGCCGGTTATCCCATACACAACCTATCAAAAGGAACAGATCGGACTGATTAAGTATTTGGCTTGCAATTCCTCAATTATCGTTATCAATTGATTATCAGAAATATTAGTCAATAATTCGTGTAAATCATCAAAGTCCAGCGGTTTTATTCCTAGCCAAAAAAGAACTTTAGAGTAATCAGCATTACGCAAAAAGCTTAAAGAATAAGTAATTCCATGATTAGTTTCTTGATTCATCATTAACCCACTCCCGCGTACAAAATATTGTAATATTCATCACAAATTATAACATTAGGAAAAAGCAATCTCAAAAGATAACCCATATTTATTTATCGAATTATTAATTTAAAAGACAGATTTCTTATTAAAGCTCATTTACTCGTTGAAATCGCTATCAAAACCATTATATTGTATATTTACTTTTTAGTAAAATTTGTGCCTCTTTTATTCCAAAGAAATGTGATTTAGGACTACTCATCTTATGAGCGATCAATATTTGTTGCGCTTGTTCACACTGTACTTTTGCTAACTCATTTGGCTGGAATATTTGCAGATAGAATGATAATTGCCGTAATTTAATCGCTAACTGGCTCCGCGCCTTCGTCAAAGTCACATCCTTAAACTGCTTATAATCATGAATCATGAAACGAGTTTTCCGGCGCTGTAAAGCATAGTTAATTGAATTGCTCTTAATCCGGTGAAGATCTTGAACTGTGAGGCCGTGTTGACGAAGAAGATAATTAAACATCGTAATCTGCTGGTCGACTTGTCGCCAATCCGTTGCAATATCGTCTCGTAATTGCTTAATCTCTTTTTTGGTAAGGCGGTGGGCAACTCCTTGTTTTAATTGATGGTATAAGGTTTGCAAATCTTGATAATCGCGTTGGTGGAGTGGAAGGTCAACTCGACTAAACAAGTTACATCGCTGGTAAAAGATCGTTCCTTCGTGGTTCTTAAATCCCTGCTGATCAACAATAAACTGGAATATCTCTTGTGGAAAACGCCGACCAGCTTGATAAGCCAAAAGAATGCTATCCATATACAGATTAATTTCGTTAATTCCGGCCTGAATCTCTCTTGCAACCTTTTGAGGAATACTGGCATGCTGCTGAAAATGAGAGATACCTAGAAATAGTTGGCGTCCACTTGTACGAGAACGTAAGATAAATTGATTCTTTAAACGCCGACCACAATCACAGTAAAGGTTGTCGCCAGGGTGGTCATGCTGTCGCTGATACCAAGGATCAATTACCATTCCCTGAAACTCCCAATCAGTCTGTTTAAGATAGTGATGAGTATGAAAACGCGATAGCATCGCATAACGTGTAAACTCACTCAACGCCTGCACCTGATTGGCCGTTAAATGTTGTAAAATAGCTTCTCGCTGTTGACGAGTCAACGCAATAATTTTATCCATCCTCTCATCCCTTTTCTTAAATTACTGTATTACTATATCAAAACAAACGTTCGGTTTCAAATTGTCTATTTAATCCTTTTCTGGTAAAATATTTAATTACAAGGAGTGATATTATTTGGATTTAGACATACAGCCCGTGAGGTTGAGTTTAAAAGAATATAAACAAGTTAAACAATTATATATGCGCGCATTTCCGAAATATGAGCGAGAACCGTGGACGTGGTTGCTCATCAAGAGTAAGTATCAACGCGCTGACTTCATGGTCTTCTATGACCAGGAACAGTTTGTTGGATTTGCTTACGTTATTCACAGTCACGGTATGCATTATATTTTGTATCTCGCAGTTAATGATCAAATCCGTTCTCAAGGATATGGGACACGGATTATTAATGAGCTTCGTCGCCTTTACCCTGAAGATTCACTTGCCCTGGATGTTGAGCAACCTAATCCCCAAGCTGCAAATAACCAGCAGCGGTTACGACGACTTAAATTTTATCGGCGCAATGGCTTTTTCCCAACTCCAAAACTTTTCAAAGAGGAAAAAGTCACATTCCAAGTTTTAGCAACCAATAAAAAAATCAACCAACGAAAGATTGATAAGGCCTTCGAGTGGTTCTCATGGCCGCTTGGTTGGTTGATTCAATAAATGTTTCGATTTTACTAGTTTGAGGCTGAGAAAAAGCTTTTTTGCTTTTTCAACAGCCTTTTTTATTGTCAAGAAAATAAGGTTTACAAAAGCGTTACAATTTATGCAAGCGGATACATAAAGAAGTGATAACATTGGTAGAACCATTATTTTTAAAGCCAGTCTTTCATGAGAAAAATTTTTTTTGGGGGGTGGTCGACACCTTGCAACTGATTTCAGTTACCAAATTCCAGAAGGGACAATTGGGGAGTGCTGGGCAATTTCTGGACATCCTCATGGGCCAAATATCATCACCAATGGTCAATACAAAGGCCAACTATTGCCAAAAGTTTATCAGCAACATCCAGAGCTGTTTGGTAATCCACGCTCTTCTGTTTTTCCATTATTAACAAAGATTCTTGATGCTAATGCTAGTCTATCAATTCAAGTTCATCCCGACGATGCTTACGCCGAAGAACATGAGCACGAACTAGGTAAAACAGAGTGTTGGTATGTCATTCATGCAGAACCTGGAGCTTATTTAACATACGGACATACCGCAAAAACGCGCGATGAGCTTATTAAGATGATCAATAATCATCAATGGTCAAAACTTTTTAGTAAAAAGCCAGTAAAAACGGGGGACTTTGTCTATGTGCCAAGCGGAACCATCCATGCCTTAAACAAAGGAATTATCGTCTTAGAAACCCAGCAAAGTTCTGATACCACTTATCGGATCTACGACTATGACCGTCGAGATAAAAAACAGGTCAGCTACGCCAGCTTCATTTAAAACAAGCAAAAGACGTGATAACAGTGCCATTTACTGAGCCACAAATTAATCCCCGTATCGTCCATGATGATAGTTCAATAATTACTACTTTAATTTCTCAACCTGACTCACCATTCTTTACCGTCTACAAGTGGGAGATCAATGATTAAACCAGCTTGACC of Limosilactobacillus reuteri subsp. reuteri contains these proteins:
- a CDS encoding winged-helix domain-containing protein — encoded protein: MTKKFLLMSQQDDLVQQLQAICKKEHWTYELVTTPTGLVVALEKNQISGIWWDMTEVSLDTTIATMTLIRSQVQGPITVFTPRFTEHIQRKLYRAHVDDVIAFPLLLSVFRSLIQHRLWTYHYPQMHSLADDNMTKNDPVITTGSWEINQETYTVTKNDKTIALTPKEFQLLSYLVDHKGQVLNRDQLVNGVWGYDILDTSRIVDIHISHLRDKLEDDSQHPTHLLTVRGFGYKFV
- a CDS encoding phosphate ABC transporter substrate-binding protein, with product MKKTIIGVVIVAIVCWLGGSWVLAKQQPSQEKITIVGSTALQPLAEAVANNYRTKHPQTSIIVQGGGSGTGLSQVQAGAVNIGSADIFADQQDGINANKLDDNIVAVSGIVPIVNEELGIKNLTMKQLQQIFTGQITNWQEVGGPDLPITVINRAHGSGTRVAFEQTVLKPGMQAVNAQEQDSNGTVKEIIRNTPGAISYIAFAYLNDQVQSVSLDGVAPTADNITTNKWPLWSYEHMYTQKQPSQSTANFIKYMQSEKVQKTLVTEAHYISIHDMKVEKTPTGKVTERK
- a CDS encoding GNAT family N-acetyltransferase is translated as MDLDIQPVRLSLKEYKQVKQLYMRAFPKYEREPWTWLLIKSKYQRADFMVFYDQEQFVGFAYVIHSHGMHYILYLAVNDQIRSQGYGTRIINELRRLYPEDSLALDVEQPNPQAANNQQRLRRLKFYRRNGFFPTPKLFKEEKVTFQVLATNKKINQRKIDKAFEWFSWPLGWLIQ